A region from the uncultured Sunxiuqinia sp. genome encodes:
- the dprA gene encoding DNA-processing protein DprA: protein MSEIENLKYQIALSLIPGIGLGNARRLVQALGGIKPIFDANEKTLKRIPYIGEIKARAIIRSDALVRASEELEFVLKNDIHYVSFWDDHYPQRLKRCVDAPIMLFWKGNIQFNTEKTVAIVGTRNATNYGRDFCDGLVRDMAQRVGYTVISGLAYGIDVAAHKACLKNGVPTIGVFAHGLDQIYPRQHRQVAERMLDSGGLVTDFISETKIDRQNFLRRNRIIAGLADATIIVESAEKGGSLVTADIADSYNRDVFALPGRHIDLFSRGCNQLIKSNKAAMIETLDDLEYAMSWQQTVDKPTKIQKQLFVELNDEEQRIVDSLNEAPLYIDQLCSIVQMPMGKVSSVLLALEFKGLVASLPGKMYKLT from the coding sequence ATGTCTGAAATCGAAAATTTAAAATATCAAATTGCATTGTCATTAATTCCGGGTATCGGCCTAGGCAATGCCAGACGATTGGTTCAAGCCTTAGGCGGAATTAAGCCTATTTTTGATGCCAACGAAAAAACCTTAAAACGAATACCGTACATTGGTGAAATAAAAGCTCGCGCCATTATTAGGAGCGACGCCTTGGTGCGTGCTTCAGAAGAACTGGAGTTTGTTTTGAAAAATGACATTCACTATGTTTCATTTTGGGATGACCATTATCCTCAGCGATTAAAGCGCTGTGTGGATGCACCGATCATGCTTTTTTGGAAAGGGAATATCCAATTTAACACAGAAAAAACAGTTGCAATTGTAGGAACCCGTAATGCAACGAACTATGGTCGTGATTTTTGCGATGGGTTAGTTCGGGATATGGCGCAGCGAGTCGGTTACACCGTGATTAGCGGCTTGGCCTACGGAATAGATGTGGCGGCTCACAAAGCTTGTTTGAAAAATGGAGTGCCAACGATTGGTGTTTTTGCTCACGGCTTGGATCAGATTTATCCCAGGCAGCATCGTCAGGTGGCAGAACGAATGCTTGACTCGGGTGGCTTGGTCACTGATTTTATTAGTGAAACGAAAATCGATCGGCAGAATTTCTTGCGTCGTAACCGGATAATTGCTGGCTTAGCTGACGCCACAATAATTGTTGAATCAGCTGAAAAGGGTGGTTCACTGGTGACTGCAGATATAGCCGATTCGTATAATCGCGATGTTTTTGCGCTTCCCGGTCGGCATATCGATCTGTTTTCGAGAGGTTGCAATCAACTTATCAAATCAAACAAAGCGGCAATGATTGAAACGTTGGATGATTTGGAGTATGCCATGTCGTGGCAACAAACTGTGGATAAACCTACCAAAATACAGAAGCAACTGTTTGTTGAATTGAATGATGAAGAGCAGCGAATTGTTGATTCGTTGAACGAAGCACCTTTGTACATTGACCAACTCTGTTCCATCGTGCAAATGCCAATGGGTAAAGTTTCTTCTGTATTGTTAGCACTCGAATTTAAAGGTTTGGTGGCGAGCCTACCCGGGAAAATGTACAAGTTGACTTAG
- the aroB gene encoding 3-dehydroquinate synthase, giving the protein MATSKIHSNIFFSQKVADELEKIVQQFPAGKVFLLTEETPKELCLPSINNVIEEYGIKAISIKGGEPNKSVRSVEQVWEFLSKNGADRKSLLINIGGGMLTDLGGFVASTFKRGMSFVNIPTTLLAQVDASLGGKTGINFNGLKNEIGVFNEPDAVIINTSFLKTIDADNFLSGYAEMLKHGLIKNPDHWEELMQYDLKKVDYDSLQEIIAHSVAVKEWHVQNDLTEKNIRKALNFGHTVGHAFESYALYDNRPILHGFAVVYGMIVELYLSAKVCGFDQTKLKEINQWMIKTYGKFEIEQSAYDELYELMTHDKKNEGSRINFTLISTIGQVEINKDCSKELIIEALDYYRQL; this is encoded by the coding sequence ATGGCGACATCAAAAATACATTCAAATATTTTCTTTTCCCAAAAGGTAGCTGACGAACTCGAGAAAATCGTTCAGCAATTTCCTGCCGGCAAAGTATTTTTATTGACTGAAGAAACACCCAAAGAGCTTTGCCTTCCTTCAATCAACAATGTTATAGAAGAGTATGGCATCAAAGCAATTAGCATTAAAGGAGGAGAGCCCAATAAGTCGGTTCGCTCAGTTGAGCAAGTTTGGGAATTCTTATCGAAGAATGGTGCTGACCGCAAATCGCTGCTAATCAATATTGGTGGCGGAATGCTCACCGATTTGGGTGGATTTGTAGCCTCAACTTTTAAACGTGGAATGTCATTCGTAAATATTCCAACAACTTTATTAGCACAGGTCGATGCTTCGCTAGGCGGAAAAACCGGCATCAACTTTAATGGCTTAAAAAATGAAATCGGGGTATTTAATGAGCCTGATGCAGTAATCATCAACACGAGCTTTTTAAAGACAATTGATGCGGACAATTTCCTTTCGGGTTATGCTGAAATGCTGAAACACGGCTTAATTAAAAATCCTGATCACTGGGAAGAATTGATGCAATACGATCTTAAAAAGGTCGACTACGATTCGTTGCAGGAAATTATTGCACACTCGGTAGCTGTCAAAGAATGGCATGTACAAAACGACCTTACTGAGAAAAACATTCGAAAGGCATTGAATTTCGGGCACACAGTTGGTCATGCTTTTGAAAGTTATGCACTATACGACAATCGGCCAATCCTGCATGGTTTTGCAGTAGTTTACGGAATGATTGTCGAGCTATACCTGTCAGCTAAAGTCTGTGGATTCGACCAGACAAAATTAAAAGAGATCAACCAGTGGATGATTAAAACCTATGGTAAGTTTGAAATTGAGCAATCAGCTTACGACGAGCTTTACGAGCTGATGACGCATGATAAAAAAAATGAAGGCAGTCGGATTAACTTCACCTTAATTTCAACAATTGGTCAGGTTGAAATAAACAAAGACTGCTCAAAAGAACTGATTATTGAAGCACTTGACTATTATCGTCAACTCTAA
- a CDS encoding 3-phosphoshikimate 1-carboxyvinyltransferase, with protein MKYRLSKSDKNVKGSIDLPSSKSIANRALIIHALSYSPYHLKNLSVSDDIEVMQQVLTSNTNKFDIGHAGTAMRFLTAFMSQIVGEWTITGSDRMKQRPIHILVDALTELGAKIEYVENDGYPPLRIFGSHLKGRVLELDGSISSQYISALLMIAPVIEGGLTLRLKNKITSRPYIELTLKLMKQFGVRSVWKGNEILVAEQPYQAREFTVEADWTGASYWYQLAALSDEAEIKLKNLRLMSLQGDCQIAAWFKDFGVDSQATADGVVITKSADTQPKHLQLSFIENPDVAQTMAMLCVLKKVPFHFTGLETLKIKETDRIAALQNELAKFGTEITEPKHGELKWDGSFSLPKDEVPCITTYHDHRMALAFAPAALFQKIDIDDPMVISKSYPEYYEHLKQVGFEIADSK; from the coding sequence ATGAAATACCGCCTTTCCAAGTCAGATAAAAATGTTAAAGGAAGTATCGACCTTCCATCGTCGAAAAGTATTGCCAACCGCGCACTGATTATTCACGCGTTGAGTTACAGTCCTTACCATTTGAAAAACTTATCGGTTAGCGACGATATTGAGGTAATGCAACAAGTGCTAACCTCCAATACCAATAAATTTGATATTGGGCACGCAGGAACAGCCATGCGCTTTCTGACAGCTTTCATGTCGCAAATCGTTGGTGAATGGACTATTACCGGATCAGATCGGATGAAGCAACGCCCAATCCATATTTTGGTAGACGCGCTGACTGAACTTGGAGCAAAGATTGAATATGTAGAAAACGATGGCTATCCGCCACTTCGTATTTTTGGCTCGCACCTCAAAGGAAGAGTTTTGGAATTGGATGGAAGTATCAGCAGCCAATACATTTCTGCATTGCTCATGATTGCTCCTGTAATTGAAGGAGGCCTGACACTTCGGTTGAAAAACAAAATTACTTCGCGCCCCTATATTGAGTTGACGCTGAAATTAATGAAGCAATTTGGTGTTCGTTCCGTTTGGAAAGGCAATGAAATTCTTGTTGCTGAACAGCCTTACCAAGCCCGGGAGTTTACGGTTGAAGCAGATTGGACTGGTGCATCTTATTGGTATCAACTAGCAGCATTGTCTGATGAAGCTGAAATTAAGTTGAAAAATCTTCGCCTGATGAGCTTGCAAGGTGATTGCCAAATTGCAGCTTGGTTTAAGGATTTTGGAGTTGACAGCCAAGCCACTGCCGACGGCGTAGTTATAACAAAGTCGGCTGACACTCAACCCAAACATTTACAACTTAGCTTTATTGAAAATCCGGATGTGGCACAAACCATGGCTATGTTGTGCGTACTCAAAAAAGTCCCCTTTCATTTTACAGGCCTGGAGACTCTAAAAATTAAGGAAACCGACCGCATTGCGGCACTGCAAAATGAGCTGGCAAAATTTGGAACCGAAATTACCGAACCCAAACACGGTGAGCTAAAATGGGATGGCAGTTTTTCGTTACCTAAAGATGAAGTACCTTGCATTACGACTTACCACGACCACCGCATGGCACTGGCCTTTGCCCCTGCAGCCCTATTCCAAAAAATTGATATCGATGATCCGATGGTAATTTCTAAATCGTACCCGGAATATTACGAACACTTGAAACAGGTTGGCTTTGAAATTGCGGATTCTAAGTAG
- a CDS encoding YebC/PmpR family DNA-binding transcriptional regulator has protein sequence MGRAFEYRRAAKEKRWGHMSRIFPKLSRSITMAAKEGGPDPDMNAKLRTAIQNAKAQNMPKDNIDSAIKRAAGKDASEYTEVNYEGKGPHGVLIFVECATDNSTRTVANVKSYFNKAGGSLVPTGSLEFMFDRKAVFQFEAYEGMDLEELELELIDAGLDDIEQNEETVYAYGDYTAFGTLSSALEEKKIDVKKSNLERIPTSAVEFTEEQLEEIEKLIDKLEEDDDVQQVFTNIA, from the coding sequence GTGGGAAGAGCATTTGAATACCGGAGAGCAGCAAAGGAAAAACGCTGGGGACACATGTCTCGAATTTTTCCGAAGTTATCGCGTTCAATAACAATGGCAGCCAAAGAAGGAGGCCCTGATCCGGACATGAATGCTAAGTTGCGTACAGCGATTCAGAATGCTAAAGCGCAAAACATGCCCAAAGACAATATTGATTCGGCGATCAAGCGTGCAGCAGGGAAAGATGCCAGCGAATACACCGAAGTTAACTACGAAGGAAAAGGCCCACATGGGGTACTTATTTTTGTTGAATGTGCCACAGACAATTCAACCCGTACGGTAGCCAACGTTAAGTCCTATTTTAATAAGGCTGGCGGTAGTTTGGTGCCAACCGGATCGTTGGAATTTATGTTTGACCGAAAAGCGGTTTTTCAGTTCGAAGCCTACGAAGGTATGGATTTGGAAGAGCTGGAGCTGGAGTTGATTGATGCGGGGCTAGATGACATTGAGCAAAATGAAGAAACTGTTTATGCCTATGGTGACTATACAGCTTTTGGAACACTTTCATCGGCTTTAGAGGAGAAAAAAATTGATGTGAAAAAATCAAACCTGGAACGGATTCCGACTTCGGCTGTTGAGTTTACTGAAGAACAGCTGGAGGAAATCGAAAAGTTGATTGATAAGCTGGAGGAAGATGACGACGTTCAACAGGTGTTTACCAATATTGCCTGA
- a CDS encoding FAD:protein FMN transferase, giving the protein MKNIYWVFLIIVTLASCSSNSQYISNEGFIFGTIYHVTYESPEGKNLQSEIEAVMNELNHSMSTYDSTSTISKVNRNIDTELDEQFTTIFNKAEEISEITNGAFDITVAPMVNVWGFGFKNKEQVTSELIDSLKTTVGYKKVRIENGQLIKEHPSTMLDGSAIAKGFASDMVASYLHEQGCKNYMVEIGGEVVASGKNAKGNYWSIGISNPDDNELFTEQKLKAIVELKDMALATSGNYRNFYIQDGVKYAHTIDPNTGYPVQHSLLSTTVLADKCMTADAFATAFMVSGLEKSIEITEADPEIEVYFIYSDEAGNYKTYISPGFKSMLKKEF; this is encoded by the coding sequence ATGAAAAATATATACTGGGTATTCCTGATAATTGTAACGCTTGCTTCTTGCTCGAGCAATAGTCAATACATTTCTAATGAAGGGTTTATTTTTGGTACCATCTATCATGTCACTTATGAAAGCCCTGAAGGTAAAAACTTACAAAGTGAAATAGAAGCCGTGATGAATGAACTGAATCATTCCATGTCAACCTACGATTCAACATCAACCATTTCGAAAGTGAACAGGAATATTGATACTGAATTGGACGAGCAATTTACAACGATCTTTAACAAAGCTGAAGAAATTTCGGAAATAACCAATGGAGCTTTCGACATCACGGTTGCTCCAATGGTCAATGTTTGGGGATTTGGATTTAAAAACAAAGAACAGGTCACTTCAGAACTGATCGATTCGCTGAAAACAACTGTAGGCTATAAAAAAGTTAGAATAGAAAACGGGCAGCTTATAAAAGAACACCCCAGCACAATGCTCGATGGCAGTGCTATTGCAAAAGGGTTTGCCAGCGATATGGTAGCCAGCTACCTGCACGAGCAGGGTTGTAAGAACTACATGGTTGAAATTGGTGGTGAGGTGGTTGCCAGCGGGAAAAACGCCAAAGGTAATTACTGGTCAATTGGGATCAGCAATCCGGATGACAATGAGCTGTTCACGGAGCAAAAACTGAAAGCTATTGTAGAACTAAAAGACATGGCCTTGGCCACTTCGGGCAATTACCGCAATTTTTATATTCAAGACGGCGTAAAATACGCGCACACCATTGACCCCAATACAGGATATCCGGTTCAACACAGCCTCTTAAGCACAACCGTATTAGCCGACAAATGCATGACAGCTGACGCCTTTGCAACTGCTTTCATGGTCAGCGGGCTGGAAAAGTCTATTGAGATTACGGAAGCGGATCCAGAAATTGAAGTGTACTTTATTTATTCGGATGAAGCAGGCAACTACAAAACTTACATTAGCCCAGGATTTAAAAGTATGCTTAAGAAAGAGTTTTAA
- a CDS encoding superoxide dismutase, with protein sequence MSFELPALPYAKSALEPYISEKTLDFHYGKHHQTYVNKLNDLVSGTKFENADLETIVKEAEGGIFNNGAQVWNHTFYFMQFSPDGRNEPKDNLKAAIEAEWKTVEGFKEAFSQAAATLFGSGWAWLVKDDAGKLSIVQTSNAANPMRDGLTPIMTCDVWEHAYYLDKQNARPKYVEDFWKVLDWKVVSERF encoded by the coding sequence ATGTCATTTGAATTACCAGCATTACCATACGCGAAAAGTGCTCTTGAGCCATACATTAGTGAAAAAACATTAGATTTTCACTATGGAAAACATCACCAGACCTATGTGAATAAGCTGAACGACCTTGTTTCAGGAACCAAATTTGAAAATGCTGATTTGGAAACGATCGTCAAAGAAGCTGAAGGTGGAATTTTCAACAATGGCGCTCAGGTATGGAACCATACCTTTTATTTTATGCAGTTTTCGCCTGATGGACGCAACGAACCAAAAGATAATCTGAAAGCTGCTATTGAAGCAGAGTGGAAAACCGTTGAAGGTTTTAAAGAAGCATTCTCGCAAGCAGCTGCTACATTGTTTGGTTCCGGTTGGGCTTGGCTGGTTAAAGATGATGCTGGCAAATTAAGCATCGTTCAGACCAGCAATGCAGCCAACCCAATGCGCGATGGACTAACTCCAATAATGACTTGCGATGTGTGGGAGCACGCTTATTATTTGGATAAGCAAAATGCCCGTCCAAAGTACGTAGAAGATTTCTGGAAAGTACTGGACTGGAAAGTTGTTTCAGAGCGATTTTAA
- a CDS encoding DUF4870 domain-containing protein → MERIVDDRDERMWGMLCHIAAFAGLVIPVAGNVIGPLVVYLMKKEEYGFVDDQGKESLNFQITVTILMFVSGMLIIVGIGVLLLAVIGIGALVLTIIAAIKANEGEFYRYPWTIRFLK, encoded by the coding sequence ATGGAAAGAATAGTTGATGATCGAGACGAACGCATGTGGGGCATGCTCTGTCATATTGCTGCTTTTGCCGGTTTGGTGATTCCTGTTGCCGGGAATGTCATCGGCCCATTAGTCGTTTATTTAATGAAAAAGGAAGAATATGGTTTTGTAGACGATCAGGGAAAGGAATCCTTGAATTTTCAAATTACCGTAACCATCCTAATGTTCGTATCGGGCATGTTAATTATCGTTGGTATTGGTGTTTTGCTGCTGGCAGTTATCGGAATTGGAGCTTTGGTATTGACCATTATTGCCGCAATAAAAGCAAACGAAGGCGAGTTTTATCGCTATCCTTGGACAATTCGGTTTCTGAAGTAA
- a CDS encoding acetate--CoA ligase family protein, producing MLTQELIWPKSIVVIGASNDIRKPGGKLLKNLIDNNYQGQLYVVNPRSEEVLGIKAYPEVEQLPKVETAVLAIPATLCPDVVLQLCRDKNTRGIIIISAGFSEISEDGRKLEQNIVSIVNRYEASLIGPNCIGIITPAHASVFTTPVPPLDQKGCDFISSSGATAVFIMESGIPKGLHFASVFSVGNSAQLGVEEVLEFMDEVFDPAISTRVKLLYIETIQNPDKLLKHASSLIRKGCKIAAIKAGSSDAGSRAAASHTGAMASSDSAVEALFRKAGIVRCYGREELTTIGCVFMCKEMKGKRMAIITHAGGPAVMLTDALEAGGLKIPQIQDSSQKQALTEKLFLGSSVENPIDFLATGNAEQLGAIIDACDNDFQEVDGMAVIYGSPGLFPVSDVYELLNQKMHTCKKPIFPILPSIINVKEELAYFVDKGNVNFSDEVLLGRALTKVASTAKPHTDDIFLDGIDIAEIRRIIDEAEDGYQPPTVIHRLFDVVGIPRVQEIVVSTKKEALKAARSLGCPVAMKVIGPLHKTDVDGVVLNVHEEEMMASEFERLMNIPNAEAVLVAEMASGTELFLGAKYEERFGHVVLCGMGGIMVELLKDVTSGLAPLGFSEAVSMIQNLKSYPLIKGYRGHGGINEQRFAEVIVRLSSMLRFAVEIKELDINPLLGSGDQILAVDARIRIEK from the coding sequence ATGTTGACACAAGAACTGATCTGGCCCAAAAGTATTGTTGTAATTGGTGCATCGAACGATATTAGAAAGCCAGGAGGAAAACTACTCAAAAACCTGATCGATAATAATTATCAAGGTCAGTTGTATGTTGTAAATCCCCGATCAGAGGAAGTTCTGGGAATCAAAGCTTATCCCGAAGTAGAACAGCTACCCAAGGTTGAAACTGCGGTATTGGCTATTCCTGCCACGCTTTGTCCTGATGTTGTTTTGCAATTATGCAGAGATAAAAATACTCGTGGTATCATTATTATTTCAGCAGGATTTAGCGAAATAAGCGAAGATGGTCGAAAGCTTGAACAGAATATAGTCAGCATCGTAAATCGATACGAGGCTTCGCTGATTGGCCCAAACTGCATTGGAATAATTACTCCGGCACATGCCAGCGTGTTCACCACTCCTGTTCCGCCACTCGATCAAAAGGGCTGCGATTTTATCTCCAGCTCTGGAGCAACGGCGGTCTTTATTATGGAGTCCGGCATTCCCAAAGGACTTCACTTTGCCAGCGTTTTTTCTGTTGGCAATTCAGCACAGCTTGGGGTAGAAGAGGTGCTTGAATTTATGGATGAGGTGTTTGATCCGGCTATCAGCACGCGGGTGAAACTGCTTTATATCGAAACAATCCAAAACCCGGATAAATTACTGAAACATGCTTCGTCGTTGATCAGAAAGGGGTGTAAAATAGCGGCCATCAAAGCAGGTAGCAGCGATGCCGGAAGTCGGGCTGCTGCTTCACACACCGGGGCAATGGCTAGTTCTGATTCGGCGGTGGAAGCACTTTTCCGTAAAGCCGGAATCGTGCGTTGTTATGGCCGCGAAGAATTGACAACCATTGGTTGCGTGTTCATGTGTAAAGAAATGAAAGGAAAACGCATGGCTATCATTACGCATGCAGGAGGTCCGGCCGTAATGCTAACGGATGCATTGGAAGCCGGCGGATTAAAGATTCCACAAATTCAGGATTCATCTCAGAAGCAGGCTTTAACGGAAAAACTTTTTCTCGGTTCGTCGGTTGAAAATCCCATCGATTTTTTAGCTACCGGAAATGCAGAACAGCTCGGAGCTATTATTGATGCTTGCGATAATGATTTTCAGGAGGTGGATGGGATGGCGGTTATTTATGGAAGCCCTGGTTTGTTTCCGGTTAGCGATGTCTATGAGCTGCTCAATCAAAAAATGCACACCTGCAAAAAGCCCATTTTCCCGATCTTACCCTCCATTATCAATGTAAAAGAAGAGCTGGCTTATTTTGTCGACAAAGGAAATGTAAATTTCTCCGATGAAGTTTTGCTGGGGCGTGCATTGACTAAAGTAGCCAGCACAGCCAAACCACATACAGATGATATTTTTCTGGATGGGATTGACATTGCAGAAATTCGGCGGATTATTGATGAGGCCGAAGACGGTTATCAACCTCCCACAGTTATTCATCGCTTGTTTGATGTCGTCGGCATTCCTCGGGTGCAAGAAATTGTTGTTTCAACGAAGAAGGAAGCATTGAAAGCAGCCAGATCATTGGGCTGTCCGGTTGCAATGAAAGTCATTGGTCCGCTGCATAAAACAGATGTCGATGGCGTTGTGCTCAATGTGCATGAGGAAGAAATGATGGCAAGCGAATTTGAGCGATTGATGAATATCCCGAATGCTGAAGCGGTTTTGGTGGCTGAGATGGCGTCGGGAACTGAATTGTTTCTCGGAGCTAAGTACGAAGAACGTTTCGGTCATGTTGTGCTTTGCGGAATGGGGGGAATTATGGTTGAATTGCTTAAAGATGTCACTTCTGGTTTGGCACCTCTTGGTTTTTCTGAAGCGGTCTCCATGATTCAAAATCTAAAATCGTATCCGCTAATCAAAGGCTATCGCGGGCACGGCGGTATTAATGAGCAGCGATTTGCCGAGGTTATTGTTCGCCTGTCGAGTATGCTACGATTTGCCGTCGAAATCAAAGAACTGGATATTAATCCACTATTGGGAAGCGGAGATCAGATTTTGGCTGTCGATGCTCGGATCAGGATCGAAAAGTGA
- a CDS encoding S46 family peptidase, whose amino-acid sequence MKNFLFALLIFRYSLSVYGKEGIWVPTLLDKYTIDEMQEMGFKLTAEDIYSINQNSLKDAVVIFGKGCTGAMISDQGLLLTNHHCGFSSIQSHSSVEQDYLSDGFWAMSKEEELSNPGLTARFLERMVDVTDSVYLDCDSLQAENLQLKLNENIKRLQKNASEDGKCEAVIKPLFFGNQYFLYIYKVFPDVRLVGAPPESIGKFGGDTDNWMWPRHNADFAIFRVYADENNEPAAYSESNVPYQPRKWLPISLDGVKPNDFMMLMGYPGTTQEYLPSQAVEMLIHQSNPDRITIRTARLNIFSKHMRADPETRIQYASKFAKSSNSWKRWEGEIRGLNRLSAVEKKREFEAEFEAWYQQDDRLEEQYRSVLPQFDKLYVDLLPFDRAYNYYQEVVFKGIDIFDLPSYFPKNDRGWKRMSESKRDLYRKAVATKVDEFYRNYNKETDQEVFLKLLRMLRQDLEPSFLPADFKKMFDRYDDEKIIRKIYDKSVLADPQKMKEISLNFNEKWIAKLQKDPLVELYHSLRFHYVRNVELVYRAVNEKIETVQKTYMQGILAMQKDERLYPDANFTMRIAYGKVQGYEPHDGVEYDYYTTLTGIMEKVATGNPDYQIPEKLKSIYRSKDFDGFSENGEMPVAYIASIHSTGGNSGSPAINANGELVGLNFDRCWEGTMSDIMFDPDQCRNIMLDVRYMLLIIDKYAGAGYLLDEMEIIDNTD is encoded by the coding sequence ATGAAGAATTTTTTGTTCGCACTACTTATATTTAGATATTCTCTTTCTGTGTATGGGAAAGAGGGTATTTGGGTTCCCACCTTGCTTGATAAGTATACCATTGACGAAATGCAGGAAATGGGTTTTAAACTGACTGCAGAAGACATTTACAGTATCAATCAAAATAGCCTAAAGGATGCCGTCGTCATATTTGGTAAAGGTTGCACGGGTGCAATGATTTCTGATCAGGGGCTGTTGCTTACTAACCATCATTGTGGTTTCTCGTCCATCCAGTCGCATAGTTCGGTTGAACAAGATTATTTGTCGGATGGGTTTTGGGCGATGTCAAAAGAGGAGGAATTGTCGAATCCCGGGTTAACTGCCCGATTTTTGGAGCGAATGGTAGATGTAACAGATTCGGTGTATTTAGATTGCGATAGTTTGCAAGCTGAGAACCTTCAACTGAAACTGAACGAAAATATCAAACGCCTTCAGAAAAATGCGTCTGAAGATGGAAAATGCGAAGCAGTGATCAAACCCTTGTTTTTTGGAAATCAATACTTTTTGTATATCTACAAAGTATTTCCTGATGTTCGTTTGGTGGGGGCACCTCCCGAGTCGATCGGGAAGTTTGGCGGCGATACCGATAATTGGATGTGGCCGCGGCACAACGCTGATTTTGCGATTTTTCGGGTATATGCCGATGAAAATAATGAACCGGCAGCATATTCGGAAAGTAATGTTCCATACCAGCCTCGAAAGTGGTTACCAATTTCACTTGATGGCGTAAAACCAAATGATTTTATGATGCTGATGGGCTATCCGGGAACAACACAGGAATATTTGCCCTCCCAGGCGGTTGAGATGCTTATTCATCAAAGCAATCCTGATCGGATAACAATCCGCACAGCCAGATTGAATATTTTTTCGAAACATATGAGAGCTGATCCCGAGACGCGGATTCAATATGCATCTAAATTTGCTAAATCGAGTAATTCATGGAAGCGATGGGAAGGTGAAATCAGAGGGTTGAACCGATTAAGTGCGGTTGAAAAAAAACGTGAATTTGAGGCTGAATTTGAAGCTTGGTATCAACAAGATGATCGGTTGGAAGAACAGTATCGTTCTGTATTGCCTCAGTTTGATAAACTATATGTTGATCTGCTGCCGTTCGACAGAGCATATAATTATTATCAGGAAGTTGTTTTTAAAGGAATTGACATATTCGATCTTCCAAGCTATTTTCCTAAAAATGACAGAGGATGGAAACGCATGTCAGAGTCAAAAAGAGACCTTTATCGGAAAGCAGTAGCGACGAAAGTTGACGAATTCTATCGAAATTATAACAAAGAAACGGATCAGGAGGTTTTTCTTAAACTTCTTCGAATGTTGCGGCAGGACTTGGAGCCCAGTTTCTTGCCGGCTGACTTTAAGAAAATGTTTGATCGATACGATGATGAAAAGATTATTCGGAAAATATACGATAAGTCGGTTTTGGCTGATCCGCAAAAAATGAAGGAAATTAGTTTGAATTTTAATGAAAAGTGGATTGCAAAACTTCAAAAAGACCCTTTAGTTGAGCTTTACCATTCATTGCGGTTTCATTACGTGCGAAATGTTGAACTGGTTTATCGAGCAGTGAATGAGAAAATTGAAACCGTTCAGAAAACATATATGCAGGGTATTTTGGCGATGCAAAAAGATGAACGATTGTATCCCGATGCTAATTTTACAATGCGGATTGCCTATGGAAAAGTACAAGGTTATGAACCTCACGATGGCGTGGAATACGATTATTACACAACCTTAACTGGAATTATGGAGAAGGTAGCGACCGGCAATCCAGATTATCAAATTCCGGAGAAATTGAAATCAATATACAGAAGCAAGGATTTTGATGGTTTTTCAGAAAATGGCGAAATGCCTGTTGCTTATATTGCTTCAATTCATTCTACCGGAGGAAATTCCGGAAGCCCGGCCATCAATGCAAATGGTGAGTTGGTCGGCTTGAATTTTGACCGATGCTGGGAAGGAACCATGAGCGACATCATGTTCGATCCAGATCAGTGCCGCAACATCATGCTCGATGTTCGTTACATGCTACTCATTATCGACAAATATGCCGGAGCTGGTTATTTGCTGGATGAAATGGAAATCATAGACAACACAGATTAG